One Streptomyces umbrinus genomic window, CGAACTGCTCAAGTGGTTGCTGACCGGCTACCTGCAGGGCGTCGCGGGGAAGAGCATGTACGGCGCCTTCGCCGTGCCGGTCGCCGTCGTGCTGTGGATCAACCTCATGGCCAGGCTGCTGCTGTACTGCGCCGCATGGACAGCGACAGCGACAGGGACAGCAACGGGGACGGCGGCGCGGTCCGGCGAGACAGCCAAGGGCGAGAGTCCGGAGCCCGGGATCGGCCCCGCAGCCGACGGCGCACCACAGCGGGCGTCAGCCGGCAGCGGCGCTCCAGCAGCACCGCGCCTCCAGAAGCACGGGCCCTGATCCGGGCGTGATTCCTCGTGCTCGGGCAGCTGCGTGCGGTCACCGCTTCGGTGACGGTGTCAGGCCACCAGGCCGGGAAGGACTTCCGTACCGTCGATGAAGGCGCGGGCCACCTCGGACAGGCGGCGGTTGTGGGCGCGGGCGTAGCCGCGCAGTGCGGTGAAGGCCTGTTCCATGTCGATGTTCTGGCGTTCGGCGAGTTTCCCCTTGGCCTGTTCGATCAGGACGCGGCTGTTGAGCGCCGTCTGGAGTTGTTCGTTGAGGACGGTGCTGCGGTGGGTGGAGCGTTGTTGCAGGAGGCTGATGGTGGCGACGTCGGCCAGGGCCTGGCCGATGAGCGTGCCGGCCGGGTCGAAGGGGCCGGGGGTGGCGTGGAAGAGGTTCAGGGCGCCGACGGTCTCGTCGCGCAGGCGCATGGGCAGGGCCTGGACGGCGCCGAATCCGCTGCGGTGGGCCGCTGTGGCGAAGTGCGGCCAGCGGTCGACCTCCCGGGTCAGGTCGGGGACGATCACCGGTTGCCCGGTGCGGTAGCACTCCAGGCAGGGGCCCTCGTCGTTCTGGAGCTGGAAGAGTTCCAGCAGGCGTACCCGTTCGTCGGAGGCGGCCATCACACGGAGTTTGCCGTCCCGGTCGGCCAGCAGCACCCCGGCGGCGCTCGCGTCGAGCATGCTCACGCAGCGGTCGGTGAGCAGACGCAGGAAGTCGATGAGGTCGAAGTCGGCGACCAGGTTGTCCGCCAGCTCGACGAAGGTCTTGGCCAGGAGCTGCTGATTCATCGTGAACACCCTCGATTGAGACTAGTCCCGCCGGAAGGGGGCGGGAAGCGCAGCACGCTTATCGTCCGGAACCGGTGCGTCAGGTGTCATCGTCCGTCCGTTTCGGTTCCGTGTCGGGGGAGAAGCGGAGCCGGTGGGCCACCACGTCGGCGGCCACGTCGGCGAGCCGGCGTCCCTGGGTATAGGCGTAGGCGCGCAGCCGGACGAAGGCTTCGTCGATGCCGACTTCGAGCTGGACGGTGAGGATGCCGGTGGCCTGGTCGATCTCCGCCCGGTATCCGCCCAGGTCCTCGAAGCCCCGGTCTGCCAGTGCTCCGCCGACCGGCGCGCCCGTCTCATCGATCCGCGCATCGAGCAGGAGCAGTGTCGCGAGGTCGGCGAACGCCAGCGCGTCGGCCAGCTCCTCCGCGTCCAGCACGGTGGGGACGTTGGCGTACAGGTCCAGGACTCCCGGGCTGATCGCCCCGATCTGCAGGGGGAGTGCGAAGACGGCGCGTGCCCCGGCGTCCAGGGCCGCATCGGCGAACACGGTCCAGCGGTCCTGCAGTTCACCGGTGAGCAGATCGGGTGTCAGGACGGCCGAGCCGTGGGTGAAGGCGTCCACGCAGGGTCCTTCACCCAGGGTGAGCTGGAGCTCCTCCAGTTGCTCGCTGATGGTGTCGGTGCTGCACAGCGGATGGCTTGCGGCGGTCTTGGACATCGCCGATACCCCGGCTCCGCCGACCGGGAGGGCGGCCACGGCTGCGGCACACACATCGACCACGCCGGGCCGGGCGCCGCGTCGGGCTGCCTGTTCGGCGACCAGCACCTGGATGCGGGCCGAGCGGCTGTCGGACCTCATCCGGGCCACCGGGTCCAGGCGTCGTGCGCCAGGCCTTCCAGTCGCGCGGTGGTGCGTTCCCCGAGGGGGAGTACCAGCGCGCGGAACATGGTCGGGCCCGCCGGCCGCCACATTTCTCCGACGTTCAGCCATCCCCAGGAGCGGAGCGAGGCGAGGGTCGGGTGATCGTCGGGATCCACCAGGGTGGCGCCGAGGGATGCCTGGTGGTCGCTCAGTAGCCGCTCCTGCAGCCGGCGGGCCACGTCCTGGTCCTGTTCGTGTGGCTGGACCAGGATGCTGGTGATCGCGAAGACGCCGCCGGACGCGGTGAGTTGCTCGATGCTCTGCGGCAGTGCTCCGTCGAACCCGAGCCACCACAAGCCGTCACTGCCCACCGGGAACCCGAAGGCGCATCCCACCAGGTGGTCCGTCTCCGCGATCACCATGGCGAACCCCGGCCGGCGGATGTCACCGGTGAGACGGTTCAGGAAGTCCTGGCGGCTGCGGCTGCGGTATGCCTCAAGGGCGGGCGTTTCGCGGGAGTCGACGTACAGATCCGCCAGCTCTCCGCTCAGCCCTTGTGCCAGCCAGCGGTTCACGCGCCGCAACCGGACCGCGTCCATGGTGGACGGCTCGCCTGCCTGGGGCTTGTGCGGCTGCCCCTGCCTGGGCTGGGCCGTCACCGCGCATCGCCCGAGAAGACAGGCACCCGGGGAGCACTCCGGTGCGGCAGGGCTGGAGCGGCCGGGTCAGGGATGTTCCCGAGAGACGGTGACAGATGCCAGAGCGGAAGGCCGAGAAGCAGGAACCCGCAGCCGGTGACCTCGAGGATCCGCGCCAGTGACGGTGGCGGGTTGTGCAGTCGTAGGATCCCGCCGGCCTCCGTGGTCCGCTGTGCGGCGTAGAGGAAGGCATTGAGGCCACTGCAGTCGCAGAACGTCACGGTGGTGAGGTCGACATCGATGATGCGGATGCCGTCGCTCAGGCACTGTGCCAGTGCCGCGCGCAGCAGCGGTGCCGATTCCAGGCCGATCTCACCGGCCAGGGTGACCAGTGCCCGGTGCCTTTGATCATGGCGGTAGATGGTGAGCTGTGGGACAGGCATGACGCCTCGGTTCAAAAGACCATCCGCCAGCGCACGCGGTGACACCGGGATTCCCGGCCCCTCTTGGCGCGCTGCCGGCAGGGGCGTACGTTCGGCGGAGGCGGAACGACGGCCGGTCCGAGGACCTGTACAACAGGACAAGGGATCCACCCGGTTCCCTCCAGGGATGCGCCGGGTGACGGACGAAAGATCCGCTCCCCGCAGCCATCTGTGTCGTTCAACGACAAGCCGCCGGGGTCTGGGACGCCTGGACAACAGCATAGCCCTGGCCCAGCGCGACAGACGGCCCGAAACCGTCCCATCTCAGGATGCGGACGGTGTCAAAGCATGGCGGCGCGCTCATGTCCGGTGTCCCGCACGGTACTTGGGGCCTGCGGTACGTAGGCGGCGGCCAACAGCCGCTCAGGAATGGCAGTCCGTCGACTGCCCGAGGAGGTGGCTTCGCATGACGGAGCCGAACGGTTCAACCCTGCAGAAGCCCGATACCGACGAGCCGAGCACTGAACTGGGCACAATACTGCAGGCCGCGCGCCGCCTGGGCCTCAGGAACCACCGGAGACCCGCGGCCGGACGACCATCGCGGACGGGGTGGTGGAGAAGATCGCCGGGATCGCCGCGCGGGAGGTCCCCGGAATCCACGCACTGGGCGGCGGATTCACTCGCACCATGGGCGCGATGCGCGACCGGGTCCCCGGCGGGCACGCGGGACGCGGCGTCAAGGTCAGCGAGAAACAGACCGCCATCGACCTCCAGGTCGCCGTCGAATACGGGGTCAGCATCCGCGAGGCCGCCGCGGAGGTCCGCGAGAACGTGATCGCGACGGTGGAACGGATGCCGACCAGGTCGGCATCCGTTCCGATCAGGTCACCGGCCGTACCTGGGGCGAGAAGGGCCGCACCCCCATCGTGCGCCGCACCGGCAACCGGTTCTCCGTGAACGCGATATCCGCGATCAGCACGAAAGGCCGGATGCACTTCATGGTGTTCACCGAGACCTTCGACGCAAAAGTCATGTGCCGCTTCCTCGTCCGGTTCATCGGCCACTTCGACCGCAAGATCCACCTCGTGGTGGACGGTCACTCCGTACGCCGCTCCCGCGCGGTCCGCACATGGCTGGCCGACCACGCCGACAGGATCGAGCTGCACTTCCTGCCCTCGTACTCACCCGAGCTGAACCCCGACGAACTCGTCAATGCTGACCTCAAACGCAGCCTGCCCACGAGCAGCAGGGCCCGCAACCAGGCCCAACTCGCAGCCGAGACCCGCAGGTTCTTCCATCGCCGCCAGCGCCAGCCCCACATCGTCCGCGGCTACTTCGGCGGCCCCCACGTCCGCTACACCCTCGAAGAGAACCATTTGAGTTTCTAATCAATAGGGTCCGTCTTCAAACGGATCCTGCCCAGAGCAAGAATGACGCGAGACTGACCGCTGCTTCGTAGGAGGTGGCGGTCTTGATGCCCCTATGGATGTCAAGCTGCCAGGGCCCGGCCCTATGGATGTCAAGCTGCCAGGGCCTGTTCGCGGGGCCGAGCATGGGCTCGGATGATGATCGTGTAGAGCTCTCGGGCGACGTAGCGTTTCAGGCAGCGGATGGCTTCGCGTCGGGTCTTGCCTTCGGTGATGCGTCGCTCGACGTAGCTGCGGCTGCGTGTCTCCCAGCGGAGTCGAGCAAGGACGATTGTGTAGAGAGCCGAGTTGGCCTGACGGTCACCGCCCCGGTTGAGCCTTCTGCGCTGCGTCTTGCCCGAGGATGCTTCGACCGGGCTCACTCCGCAGAGCGCGGCAAACGAAGCCTCGCTGTGGAGCCGTTCGGGATTGTCGCCTGTGGCGATGAGTAGCGCTGCGGCGGTGTCCGGACCCACGCCGTAGCAGTCAAGCAGCTGCGGGATGTGCTGCCTGATCACGTCGGTGATCTGCTGCTTGAGAGCGGCGATCTCATGATCGGGTTCTTCGACTCGACGGGCGAGCAGCCGCAGGGTGAAGACCGCGGCCGCTGTCGCCGTGCCGGCCGTAGACCTGTGCAGTGCCATGCAGGCTCGGACCAGTTTGGGGATGGTCAGCCCGTCAAGGGACTCTCGCAGCTCGGGACTGGCCGTCACGAGTACCGCCCTGAGCTGGTTGATGGCCTGGGTACGAGCTTTGACCGCGGAGACCTTGGCCACTTGAAGAGCCGGAGAGCTTCAACGGGGCCGTCAGCGAGCTTGGCCGTCGCGGTGGCTCGGCCGGACAGCACGGCATGGGCTGCTGCCTCGGCGTCGATGGTGTCGGTCTTGCCACGACGGCGGCGTGTTGCCTTGTCCGGCTGGTTCACCTCGATGACGGTCAGCTCGTTGGTGCGCAGAAAGCGGCTCAGCGCGGCTCCGTAGGAGCCAGTGCACTCGACTCCAGCGCGGCTGGCCATGCCTGATGAACGGGCCCAGTCCAGCAGCTGCTGGTAGCCATCGGTCGTGGTGGGAAAGCTCCGGCAATCGATCAGCTTGCCGGTGGTCGAGATCACGGCTGCCACGTGGGCATCCTTGTGAGTGTCAACACCCAGGATTACCTCACGATGGCAGTCATGGTGAATACGGATCGGCTGGGCCATGCTGGCACTGGTCATCGGTCTCCTGCCATTGAACCGGAGCTGGTGGCCGTCGCCGGGCTGGCAGGGTGGTCAGGACTGTGACGGTGCCTGTCGCGAAGGCCCCTATCGGGACACACCCGCCGGCCTGGCGGCAGCGAGCGCCGTCCCGGACAGTGGCCGACAGATCAAGACTCAGGACAAGACAGTCAGTCGTATCGCGGGTCAGGCCACCGCCGAGACGGCACCGCCATCCTCACAGTCGTATCGGGTCGCGATACCGCGGAAGCCCTTGAGTCGGTTGAAGCAGCGCTCGACGATGTTGCGTCGGCGGTAGATCTGCCGGTCGAATGCCGGTGGTCGGCCGCCGCGGCGACCGCGGTTGTGTCGGTGTCGCTGTTGGTCGGTCTTCTCCGGGATGGTGCACGCGATGCCGCGTTTGCGCAGGTAGAAACGAAAGCCTCGGGAGCTGTAAGCCTTATCGGTGATGACTCGATCAGGCCTGGAGCGGGGCCGTCCGAGACCGGCGCGTGGGACCCTGATGCGTTCCAGGAGAGGGCGCGCAGATGCTGTCGTGACGCTGGCCAGGTGTCAGCATGATCGCGAGCGGACGTCCTTTGCCGTCACAGGCGAGATGGATTTTGGTCGTCAGTCCTCCTCGGGATCGGCCGAGGGCGTGATCGTGTGGTTCGTCCAGCCGGTGGATCCCCTTTTTCGGCCGGTGGCGGCGGCGTGCTGGTGGGCGCGGACGATGGTGGAGTCGATCTGCACGAGCCAGTCGATGTTGCCGGCCGCGTCCGCGAAAGCCTGGATCTGCTGGAGTGAGGGGCCACGAAGTTTCCGGACAGGTACCCAATAGGGTTGTCCTGAACAAGGAAACGAGGAAGAAGTGGCGCCACCCAGTAAGTACTCGCCGGAGTTCCGCGAGGAAGCCGTCCAGATCGCGTTGAGGTCGAGCAAGACGATCTCTGAAGTCGCCCGGGAGCTTGAGCTGAACTCGGAGACGCTACGCGGCTGGGTGAAGAAGCACCAGAAGCAGCAGGAACCGGCCCCCGATGCGGAACTGACGGTGAACGAGCGGGCGCGCCTGAAGGAACTCGAACGACGCAACCGCGAGCTGGAGATGGAAGTTACCTTCCTGAAAAAAGCCGCAGCGTACTTCGCGAAGGATCCCCGGTAGCAAGCAAGTACGAGTTCATCGACGAGATGCGGCTCGACACCGAGGAGTACGCCTACAGCGTCGAGTTCATGTGCGGCCGACTCGGCGTGTCCAGGTCCGGCTACTACGACTGGCGATCCCGCCCGGAATCCGCAACGGCCCAGCGGCGCGAAGAATTGAAACTGCTCATCAAGAAAGCCTTCGACATATCCGACAGCACCTACGGGCACCGGCGCATCCAGGCTCAACTGGATCGCTGGGGCGTCGCCGCGGGCATGGAGCTGGTCCGCTGCCTCATGCGTGAACTGGGCCTGGTGCCCTGCCAGCCAAGGCCGAAGAGGTTCGGCCTCACCCAGGCCGCAGCCGGCCAGGTACCGGATCTGGTGGGCCGTGACTTCACCGCAGATGCGCCTGGCGAAAAGCTCGTCGGTGACATCACCTACATCACGACCGGGGAAGGCTGGCTGTACCTCGCGACGGTCATCGACTGCTGCACGAAGGAAGTTATCGGTTACGCGATGGACGACCACTACCAAACCTCGCTGATATCCAGGGCGATCCGCAACGCGGCACGGAACAGAAGCCTCTCGGCGGGAGCGATATTTCACTCGGACCGCGGAAGCAACTACATGTCAGCCGAGTTCGGGAAGACGCTCAACCGGTTCGGACTGCGCAGGTCTTCCGGCCGTACCGGGATCTGTTTCGACAATGCCATGGCCGAATCGTTCTTCGGCGTGTTGAAGAACGAGCGCGTATCTCGGGTCACTTACCTGACCCGAGAGGCTGCCCGGCAGGACATCACTCGGTACATTGAATTCTGGTACAATCGCAAACGCCTCCACTCGGCGGTGGGTTACCGCCCTCCACGTGAAGTCCACGCCGAGTACGAAAAGTTGCGAATCGCCGCGTGAAATAGACAGTCAGACGCCTGTCCGGAAAGCACGTGGCCCCTCAGAGAGCCCGGGTGAACACGCCGTCCGGGGCGTAACGGCGAAAGCGGGTGTAGACCGTCTTCCATGGCCCGTAGCGTTCCGGCAGGTCACGCCAGGAGATCCCGGTCCGGATCTTGTAGACCATCCCGTTGATGATCTGCCGGTCTTCTACGCGAGGTCGGCCCGTCGCAGCCCGCCGTATGACTGGAGCGAGTAACTCCCACTCATGATCGGTGAGTTCATGGCGACGTATCATCACACCGTGATCCATGACCTGATGATCTTTGAAGACGGACCCTAGATCCGCCATGCACGGTTCGATGCACCGTCACGCCATCAGAATGGGTGTCCAATTGTCTACGGAGTTAGGGTCCGGCTTGTGTTGTGACAGGGAGGATGGCGGTCAGTTGATAGCCACCCTCAGCAAGGCTTTTGGACGCCATGCTTCCGCCTATCACTGTGACGCGTTCTCGCAGTCCGACGAGTCCGAGTCCGCTTGACATGTCCTTCGCGCGGGATAAAGGGGTGCCTGCGCCGTCGTCGGTGACGACGATCTCAAGTGCGGTCCCTGACCAGCGAAGCCGAACGCATGCGGATGATCCGGGACCACTGTGGCGAGTTACGTTGGTCAATGCTTCCTGGATGACACGATAGGCGGTGGTGTCCACGCTGTGGTCCAGTGGTGCTGGTCGCCCCGACGAATCAACTTGTACTGCGACCCCGGTCGTTCGAACCTGCTCGACGAGGTCCGTGAGCATGGAAAGCCGTGGCGCTCGGTCGATGCTGGTGTTGTCGACGGCTCCTTGCACGGGCCGTAGCACGTTCAGCATGCGGCGTAGCTCGGCCATTGCTTGGACTCCGACGTCTTCCACTGCCTGCATGGCTTTTTGGGCCCGGGCCGGCTCGGTTGCCATCGCGCGGCGGGCGCCTGCGGACTGTAGAACCATTACCGTCACTGCGTGCGCAACGATGTCGTGGAGCTCTCTTGCGATACGCAGGCGTTCCGCCTCGACTGCCACCGAGCGTTCGGCTATCAGGTGCCGTTCCCGGATGCGGCTGTTCGCTGCCCATCGGCCCACGAGGACCGCTGCTGCGTCACAGAAGGTGAGGAATGTGGCAATGAGCAGGCTGTCGAGAGGCCGCTCTGCTGGGGTGAGCGGATAGACCTCATAGGCGACTGCCAAGCCATGTACTGCTAATGCAGCGGCCAAGCAGTCGAGAGTCGTCCGTAATTCTCGCCGGCTGCTCACGGTGTACAGAGCCGCCATGGGGGTGAGCACCGGCCTGGTCCCGAGCACGCAGGTGAGCAGGAGATCGTGCACGGTCAGCACGAGGAAGGCAATGACCGGTGCACGACGGCGCCAGATGAGGAGGGGAACCGCCGGCACACTGGCCAATACCACGACGATTGAGTTGACGGGATACGTCACCCAGGACGTGTACTTGGGATCTTCGGTGATGCGGGAGAAGAGCATGACATCGGCGCCGACGAGCACTACAGCTATCAGGCTGCTTCGTGTTGGCGTACCCATTTTCCAGATGCTCCTCATGGGCCACTACCGCCGTCAATCCCAGCGCAGCAGGCGGCAGATCCCTTCGACGACCGAAGGCGCGTCTCCGACGAAGGGGCTGATCGGC contains:
- a CDS encoding IS630 family transposase, with the translated sequence MRSDQVTGRTWGEKGRTPIVRRTGNRFSVNAISAISTKGRMHFMVFTETFDAKVMCRFLVRFIGHFDRKIHLVVDGHSVRRSRAVRTWLADHADRIELHFLPSYSPELNPDELVNADLKRSLPTSSRARNQAQLAAETRRFFHRRQRQPHIVRGYFGGPHVRYTLEENHLSF
- a CDS encoding STAS domain-containing protein is translated as MPVPQLTIYRHDQRHRALVTLAGEIGLESAPLLRAALAQCLSDGIRIIDVDLTTVTFCDCSGLNAFLYAAQRTTEAGGILRLHNPPPSLARILEVTGCGFLLLGLPLWHLSPSLGNIPDPAAPALPHRSAPRVPVFSGDAR
- a CDS encoding GAF and ANTAR domain-containing protein; this translates as MNQQLLAKTFVELADNLVADFDLIDFLRLLTDRCVSMLDASAAGVLLADRDGKLRVMAASDERVRLLELFQLQNDEGPCLECYRTGQPVIVPDLTREVDRWPHFATAAHRSGFGAVQALPMRLRDETVGALNLFHATPGPFDPAGTLIGQALADVATISLLQQRSTHRSTVLNEQLQTALNSRVLIEQAKGKLAERQNIDMEQAFTALRGYARAHNRRLSEVARAFIDGTEVLPGLVA
- a CDS encoding ANTAR domain-containing protein codes for the protein MRSDSRSARIQVLVAEQAARRGARPGVVDVCAAAVAALPVGGAGVSAMSKTAASHPLCSTDTISEQLEELQLTLGEGPCVDAFTHGSAVLTPDLLTGELQDRWTVFADAALDAGARAVFALPLQIGAISPGVLDLYANVPTVLDAEELADALAFADLATLLLLDARIDETGAPVGGALADRGFEDLGGYRAEIDQATGILTVQLEVGIDEAFVRLRAYAYTQGRRLADVAADVVAHRLRFSPDTEPKRTDDDT
- a CDS encoding sensor histidine kinase → MGTPTRSSLIAVVLVGADVMLFSRITEDPKYTSWVTYPVNSIVVVLASVPAVPLLIWRRRAPVIAFLVLTVHDLLLTCVLGTRPVLTPMAALYTVSSRRELRTTLDCLAAALAVHGLAVAYEVYPLTPAERPLDSLLIATFLTFCDAAAVLVGRWAANSRIRERHLIAERSVAVEAERLRIARELHDIVAHAVTVMVLQSAGARRAMATEPARAQKAMQAVEDVGVQAMAELRRMLNVLRPVQGAVDNTSIDRAPRLSMLTDLVEQVRTTGVAVQVDSSGRPAPLDHSVDTTAYRVIQEALTNVTRHSGPGSSACVRLRWSGTALEIVVTDDGAGTPLSRAKDMSSGLGLVGLRERVTVIGGSMASKSLAEGGYQLTAILPVTTQAGP
- a CDS encoding transposase produces the protein MADLGSVFKDHQVMDHGVMIRRHELTDHEWELLAPVIRRAATGRPRVEDRQIINGMVYKIRTGISWRDLPERYGPWKTVYTRFRRYAPDGVFTRAL
- a CDS encoding IS3 family transposase (programmed frameshift), whose product is MAPPSKYSPEFREEAVQIALRSSKTISEVARELELNSETLRGWVKKHQKQQEPAPDAELTVNERARLKELERRNRELEMEVTFLKKAAGVLREGSPVASKYEFIDEMRLDTEEYAYSVEFMCGRLGVSRSGYYDWRSRPESATAQRREELKLLIKKAFDISDSTYGHRRIQAQLDRWGVAAGMELVRCLMRELGLVPCQPRPKRFGLTQAAAGQVPDLVGRDFTADAPGEKLVGDITYITTGEGWLYLATVIDCCTKEVIGYAMDDHYQTSLISRAIRNAARNRSLSAGAIFHSDRGSNYMSAEFGKTLNRFGLRRSSGRTGICFDNAMAESFFGVLKNERVSRVTYLTREAARQDITRYIEFWYNRKRLHSAVGYRPPREVHAEYEKLRIAA